The following proteins are co-located in the Deltaproteobacteria bacterium genome:
- a CDS encoding chemotaxis protein CheR has translation MIRDHVIPQVRSRRYIKVWDAGCAMGPEPYSLAIVLRESMGPTFRNVRIYATDIDESGHFGEIVTNGIYPKEQVKRIPKELFEKYFRENGKPDQFIIAEELRKCVEYQQHDLLSLKPIATGLALILCKNVLLHFKEDERVEVIKMFQGALERGGFLAMEQTQKMPRKVAGLFEPVVANAQLFRKLG, from the coding sequence CTGATCCGGGACCATGTCATCCCTCAAGTGCGGTCCAGGAGATACATCAAGGTCTGGGACGCGGGGTGCGCCATGGGCCCGGAGCCCTATTCTCTGGCCATTGTGCTGAGGGAGAGCATGGGTCCCACGTTCAGGAATGTCAGGATATACGCCACCGATATCGACGAGAGCGGGCATTTCGGGGAAATCGTCACCAACGGGATTTATCCGAAGGAACAGGTCAAGAGAATCCCTAAGGAACTATTTGAAAAGTACTTCAGGGAGAATGGAAAACCGGATCAGTTTATCATTGCGGAAGAGCTGAGGAAGTGTGTGGAGTATCAACAACACGATCTCTTGAGCCTGAAACCTATAGCAACCGGCTTGGCCTTGATTCTCTGCAAGAATGTCCTTCTGCATTTCAAAGAAGATGAGCGTGTGGAAGTTATCAAGATGTTCCAGGGTGCCCTTGAGAGAGGAGGGTTCCTGGCCATGGAGCAGACCCAGAAGATGCCCCGGAAAGTCGCAGGGCTGTTTGAACCCGTGGTTGCTAATGCACAGTTGTTTCGGAAACTGGGTTAG